A single region of the Oryzias latipes chromosome 21, ASM223467v1 genome encodes:
- the myo1b gene encoding unconventional myosin-Ib isoform X4 has protein sequence MEGKASLLDNMIGVGDMVLLEPLSEDSFLENLKKRFDHNEIYTYIGSVVISMNPYRSLPIYTPEKVEEYRNRNFYELSPHIYALADEAYRSLRDQDKDQCILITGESGAGKTEASKLVMSYVAAVCGKGQEVNKVKEQLLQSNPVLEAFGNAKTVRNDNSSRFGKYMDIEFDFKGDPLGGVISNYLLEKSRVVKQPRGERNFHVFYQLLSGASDETLKKLKLDRDVSKYNYLCLDSASVSGVDDAANFRTVRNAMQIVGFMEDEVQSVLQLVAAVLKLGNIEFKPESRSNGLDESRVKDKNDLKEMCELLGIEQSVLERAFSYRTVEAKSEKVSTTLNVAQAYYARDALAKNLYSRLFSWLVTRINGSIKAQAKTRHKVMGVLDIYGFEIFEEGDNSFEQFIINYCNEKLQQIFIELTLREEQEEYIREGIEWTNIEYFNNAVICDLMENNQNGILAMLDEECLRPGTVTDETFLDKLNTICAEHQHFESRLSKNSKFLTDHSLPHNCFRIQHYAGKVLYRVEGFVDKNNDLLYRDLSQAMYKANHNLIKQLFPEGSPAKINLKRPPTAGFQFKASVGTLMRNLQTKNPNYIRCIKPNDKKASHIFTESLVCHQVRYLGLMENVRVRRAGYAFRQAYEPCLERYKMLCKKTWPHWKGPARQGVEVLMADLKVPAEEYSYGRSKIFIRNPRTLFFLEERRRQCLQDLAALIQKIYRGWKCRRQFLLMKKSQVVVAAWYRRYAQEKKYKKIKRATTVMQSYARGWQARKLLRQLKHQKRCEEAATTIAAYWHGTQARMELRRLKEEVRNKHAVTVIWAYWQGTKARTELRQLKEEARNKHAVSVIWAGWQGTKVRREYRKFFRANAGKKIYNFTVQRIIQKYFLNLRKNLPSMSPIDKSWPTRPYSFLDGVHTELRRIFHLWRCKKYRSQFTEEKKAVYEEKLEASKLFKDRKALYPSSVSQSFKGDYLEINKNPKYQKLHSAVDEKVLLADTISKINRANGKGTPRIFLLTKKSVVLADQKTGQVKASVPLLDLASVSVSKQSDGFFALKLKEGSASAVKGDFLLSSERLIEIITKLYRLSAANAERVPLSVDISDEFLVQFKTDKVCVKFIQGSPRNGNSASCKRKNNRLLEVSVPSTP, from the exons ACGTACATCGGCAGCGTGGTGATCTCCATGAACCCCTACAGGTCCCTGCCCATCTACACGCCAGAAAAAGTGGAGGAGTATCGCAACAGGAACTTCTACGAACTCAGCCCCCACAT CTATGCTTTGGCAGATGAGGCCTATCGCTCTCTTCGGGACCAGGACAAGGACCAGTGCATCCTCATCACGGGGGAGAGTGGAGCTGGGAAAACGG AGGCCAGCAAGCTGGTGATGTCATATGTGGCGGCGGTGTGTGGGAAGGGCCAGGAGGTGAACAAGGTCaaggagcagctgctgcagtccAACCCCGTTCTGGAGG cttttggAAATGCCAAAACTGTACGAAACGACAACTCTTCAAGATTT GGAAAGTACATGGACATTGAGTTTGATTTCAAGGGAGATCCTCTGGGTGGAGTCATCAGCAACT ATCTGCTGGAGAAGTCTCGTGTGGTTAAACAGCCCAGAGGAGAAAGGAACTTCCACGTCTTTTACCAGCTCTTGTCGGGAGCTTCTGACGAGACACTCA AGAAGCTGAAACTGGACCGGGACGTCAGCAAGTACAATTACCTGTGCTTGGACTCCGCCTCCGTCAGTGGTGTGGATGACGCAGCCAACTTCAGGACCGTCAGA AATGCCATGCAAATCGTGGGCTTCATGGAGGACGAGGTGCAGTCGGTGCTGCAGTTGGTGGCCGCCGTGCTGAAGCTCGGCAACATCGAGTTCAAGCCGGAGTCTCGCTCCAACGGCCTGGACGAGAGCCGCGTCAAAGACAAAAACG ATTTGAAGGAGATGTGTGAGCTGCTGGGAATTGAACAGTCAGTGCTGGAGAGAGCCTTCAGCTACCGTACAGTGGAGGCGAAGTCAGAGAAGGTGTCCACCACCCTAAATGTGGCCCAG gcCTACTACGCCCGAGACGCCCTCGccaaaaacctctacagtcgcCTTTTCAGCTGGCTGGTCACCAGGATCAATGGAAGCATAAAA GCACAAGCGAAGACTCGCCACAAGGTGATGGGGGTTCTGGACATCTACGGCTTTGAGATATTTGAG GAAGGA GACAACAGCTTTGAGCAGTTCATCATCAACTACTGCAacgagaagctgcagcagattttcATCGAGTTGACGCTgcgggaggagcaggaggagtaCATCCGAGAG GGCATCGAGTGGACCAACATCGAGTACTTCAACAATGCTGTCATCTGTGACCTCATGGAGAAC AACCAAAACGGCATCTTGGCCATGTTGGATGAGGAGTGCCTGCGACCCGGGACCGTCACCGATGAGACCTTTTTGGACAAACTGAACACGATCTGTGCAGAACATCAGCACTTTGAGAGTCGCCTCAGCAAGAATTCAAAGTTCCTGACTGACCACAGCCTTCCACACAACTGCTTCCGCATTCAGCACTACGCTGGCAAG GTGCTGTACCGGGTAGAAGGCTTCGTTGACAAGAACAACGACCTGCTGTACCGGGACTTGTCACAGGCCATGTACAAGGCCAACCACAACCTCATCAAACAGCTGTTCCCTGAAGGTAGTCCAGCCAAAATCAACCTAAAGAGACCCCCCACTGCTGGATTTCAGTTCAAAGCATCTGTTGGCACACTGATGAGGAACCTGCAGACCAAGAACCCAAACTACATCCG gTGTATCAAGCCCAACGATAAGAAGGCCTCCCACATCTTCACGGAGTCCCTGGTGTGCCATCAGGTGCGTTACTTGGGCCTCATGGAGAATGTCCGTGTGCGGAGAGCGGGCTACGCCTTCCGTCAGGCCTACGAGCCCTGCCTGGAGCGCTACAAGATGCTCTGCAAGAAGACCTGGCCGCACTGGAAAGGACCTGCCAG GCAAGGAGTGGAGGTGCTGATGGCTGACCTGAAGGTTCCCGCAGAGGAGTACTCCTACGGCCGCTCCAAGATCTTCATCAGGAACCCAAGAACG CTTTTCTTCctggaggagagaaggaggcaGTGTTTACAGGACCTAGCCGCCCTCATTCAGAAGATCTACCGGGGTTGGAAGTGCCGCAGACAGTTCCTACTGATGAAGAAGAGCCAGGTGGTGGTGGCGGCGTGGTACCGTCGATATGCG CAAGAAAAGAAGTACAAGAAGATCAAACGTGCCACCACGGTGATGCAGTCCTACGCTCGAGGCTGGCAG gctcgCAAGCTCCTGAGACAGCTGAAGCACCAAAAGAGGTGTGAGGAGGCGGCAACCACCATCGCTGCTTACTGGCACGGCACACAG gCTCGGATGGAGCTGAGGCGTCTAAAAGAAGAAGTGCGGAATAAACACGCCGTGACAGTAATTTGGGCGTACTGGCAGGGAACCAAG GCCCGGACAGAGCTGCGTCAGCTGAAGGAGGAGGCGAGGAATAAACATGCTGTGTCGGTCATTTGGGCCGGCTGGCAGGGCACCAAG GTCCGCAGGGAGTACAGGAAGTTCTTCAGGGCGAACGCAGGCAAGAAGATCTACAACTTCACAGTCCAGAGAATA ATTCAGAAGTACTTCCTCAACCTGAGGAAAAACCTGCCCTCCATGTCTCCCATTGATAAGAGCTGGCCAACCAGACCCTACTCCTTCCTAGACGGCGTCCACACAGAGCTCCGGAGGATCTTCCACCTTTGGAGG TGCAAGAAATACAGGAGCCAGTTCACAGAGGAGAAGAAGGCCGTGTACGAAGAGAAGCTGGAGGCGAGCAAGCTCTTCAAAGACAGAAAGGCTCTGTATCCAAGCAG CGTGAGCCAATCCTTCAAAGGAGATTACCTGGAGATCAACAAGAACCCCAAGTATCAGAAACTGCACAGCGCCGTGGATGAGAAGGTTCTGCTGGCCGACACCATCAGCAAGATCAACAGGGCTAACGGAAAG GGTACACCTCGTATTTTCCTCCTGACGAAGAAGAGCGTCGTCCTGGCTGACCAGAAAACGGGTCAGGTGAAGGCCAGCGTCCCTCTGCTGGACCTCGCCAGCGTGTCGGTCAGCAAGCAGAGCGACGGATTCTTTGCTCTCAAACTCAAGGAG GGCTCAGCCTCGGCTGTGAAAGGCGATTTCCTCCTGAGCAGCGAGCGCCTGATCGAAATCATCACCAAACTTTACCGCCTCAGCGCCGCCAACGCGGAGCGGGTGCCGCTCAGCGTGGACATCTCAGACGA GTTCCTGGTCCAGTTCAAAACTGACAAGGTGTGCGTGAAATTCATCCAGGGGAGCCCCAGGAACGGCAACAGCGCGTCCTGCAAGCGCAAAAACAACCGCCTGCTGGAGGTGTCCGTGCCATCAACGCCGTAG
- the myo1b gene encoding unconventional myosin-Ib isoform X7 encodes MEGKASLLDNMIGVGDMVLLEPLSEDSFLENLKKRFDHNEIYTYIGSVVISMNPYRSLPIYTPEKVEEYRNRNFYELSPHIYALADEAYRSLRDQDKDQCILITGESGAGKTEASKLVMSYVAAVCGKGQEVNKVKEQLLQSNPVLEAFGNAKTVRNDNSSRFGKYMDIEFDFKGDPLGGVISNYLLEKSRVVKQPRGERNFHVFYQLLSGASDETLKKLKLDRDVSKYNYLCLDSASVSGVDDAANFRTVRNAMQIVGFMEDEVQSVLQLVAAVLKLGNIEFKPESRSNGLDESRVKDKNDLKEMCELLGIEQSVLERAFSYRTVEAKSEKVSTTLNVAQAYYARDALAKNLYSRLFSWLVTRINGSIKAQAKTRHKVMGVLDIYGFEIFEDNSFEQFIINYCNEKLQQIFIELTLREEQEEYIREGIEWTNIEYFNNAVICDLMENNQNGILAMLDEECLRPGTVTDETFLDKLNTICAEHQHFESRLSKNSKFLTDHSLPHNCFRIQHYAGKVLYRVEGFVDKNNDLLYRDLSQAMYKANHNLIKQLFPEGSPAKINLKRPPTAGFQFKASVGTLMRNLQTKNPNYIRCIKPNDKKASHIFTESLVCHQVRYLGLMENVRVRRAGYAFRQAYEPCLERYKMLCKKTWPHWKGPARQGVEVLMADLKVPAEEYSYGRSKIFIRNPRTLFFLEERRRQCLQDLAALIQKIYRGWKCRRQFLLMKKSQVVVAAWYRRYAQEKKYKKIKRATTVMQSYARGWQARKLLRQLKHQKRCEEAATTIAAYWHGTQARRELRRLKEEARRKHAVAVIWAYWQGLKVRREYRKFFRANAGKKIYNFTVQRIIQKYFLNLRKNLPSMSPIDKSWPTRPYSFLDGVHTELRRIFHLWRCKKYRSQFTEEKKAVYEEKLEASKLFKDRKALYPSSVSQSFKGDYLEINKNPKYQKLHSAVDEKVLLADTISKINRANGKGTPRIFLLTKKSVVLADQKTGQVKASVPLLDLASVSVSKQSDGFFALKLKEGSASAVKGDFLLSSERLIEIITKLYRLSAANAERVPLSVDISDEFLVQFKTDKVCVKFIQGSPRNGNSASCKRKNNRLLEVSVPSTP; translated from the exons ACGTACATCGGCAGCGTGGTGATCTCCATGAACCCCTACAGGTCCCTGCCCATCTACACGCCAGAAAAAGTGGAGGAGTATCGCAACAGGAACTTCTACGAACTCAGCCCCCACAT CTATGCTTTGGCAGATGAGGCCTATCGCTCTCTTCGGGACCAGGACAAGGACCAGTGCATCCTCATCACGGGGGAGAGTGGAGCTGGGAAAACGG AGGCCAGCAAGCTGGTGATGTCATATGTGGCGGCGGTGTGTGGGAAGGGCCAGGAGGTGAACAAGGTCaaggagcagctgctgcagtccAACCCCGTTCTGGAGG cttttggAAATGCCAAAACTGTACGAAACGACAACTCTTCAAGATTT GGAAAGTACATGGACATTGAGTTTGATTTCAAGGGAGATCCTCTGGGTGGAGTCATCAGCAACT ATCTGCTGGAGAAGTCTCGTGTGGTTAAACAGCCCAGAGGAGAAAGGAACTTCCACGTCTTTTACCAGCTCTTGTCGGGAGCTTCTGACGAGACACTCA AGAAGCTGAAACTGGACCGGGACGTCAGCAAGTACAATTACCTGTGCTTGGACTCCGCCTCCGTCAGTGGTGTGGATGACGCAGCCAACTTCAGGACCGTCAGA AATGCCATGCAAATCGTGGGCTTCATGGAGGACGAGGTGCAGTCGGTGCTGCAGTTGGTGGCCGCCGTGCTGAAGCTCGGCAACATCGAGTTCAAGCCGGAGTCTCGCTCCAACGGCCTGGACGAGAGCCGCGTCAAAGACAAAAACG ATTTGAAGGAGATGTGTGAGCTGCTGGGAATTGAACAGTCAGTGCTGGAGAGAGCCTTCAGCTACCGTACAGTGGAGGCGAAGTCAGAGAAGGTGTCCACCACCCTAAATGTGGCCCAG gcCTACTACGCCCGAGACGCCCTCGccaaaaacctctacagtcgcCTTTTCAGCTGGCTGGTCACCAGGATCAATGGAAGCATAAAA GCACAAGCGAAGACTCGCCACAAGGTGATGGGGGTTCTGGACATCTACGGCTTTGAGATATTTGAG GACAACAGCTTTGAGCAGTTCATCATCAACTACTGCAacgagaagctgcagcagattttcATCGAGTTGACGCTgcgggaggagcaggaggagtaCATCCGAGAG GGCATCGAGTGGACCAACATCGAGTACTTCAACAATGCTGTCATCTGTGACCTCATGGAGAAC AACCAAAACGGCATCTTGGCCATGTTGGATGAGGAGTGCCTGCGACCCGGGACCGTCACCGATGAGACCTTTTTGGACAAACTGAACACGATCTGTGCAGAACATCAGCACTTTGAGAGTCGCCTCAGCAAGAATTCAAAGTTCCTGACTGACCACAGCCTTCCACACAACTGCTTCCGCATTCAGCACTACGCTGGCAAG GTGCTGTACCGGGTAGAAGGCTTCGTTGACAAGAACAACGACCTGCTGTACCGGGACTTGTCACAGGCCATGTACAAGGCCAACCACAACCTCATCAAACAGCTGTTCCCTGAAGGTAGTCCAGCCAAAATCAACCTAAAGAGACCCCCCACTGCTGGATTTCAGTTCAAAGCATCTGTTGGCACACTGATGAGGAACCTGCAGACCAAGAACCCAAACTACATCCG gTGTATCAAGCCCAACGATAAGAAGGCCTCCCACATCTTCACGGAGTCCCTGGTGTGCCATCAGGTGCGTTACTTGGGCCTCATGGAGAATGTCCGTGTGCGGAGAGCGGGCTACGCCTTCCGTCAGGCCTACGAGCCCTGCCTGGAGCGCTACAAGATGCTCTGCAAGAAGACCTGGCCGCACTGGAAAGGACCTGCCAG GCAAGGAGTGGAGGTGCTGATGGCTGACCTGAAGGTTCCCGCAGAGGAGTACTCCTACGGCCGCTCCAAGATCTTCATCAGGAACCCAAGAACG CTTTTCTTCctggaggagagaaggaggcaGTGTTTACAGGACCTAGCCGCCCTCATTCAGAAGATCTACCGGGGTTGGAAGTGCCGCAGACAGTTCCTACTGATGAAGAAGAGCCAGGTGGTGGTGGCGGCGTGGTACCGTCGATATGCG CAAGAAAAGAAGTACAAGAAGATCAAACGTGCCACCACGGTGATGCAGTCCTACGCTCGAGGCTGGCAG gctcgCAAGCTCCTGAGACAGCTGAAGCACCAAAAGAGGTGTGAGGAGGCGGCAACCACCATCGCTGCTTACTGGCACGGCACACAG GCTCGCAGGGAGCTCaggagactgaaggaggaggccAGGCGTAAGCATGCGGTTGCTGTCATTTGGGCCTACTGGCAGGGACTGAAG GTCCGCAGGGAGTACAGGAAGTTCTTCAGGGCGAACGCAGGCAAGAAGATCTACAACTTCACAGTCCAGAGAATA ATTCAGAAGTACTTCCTCAACCTGAGGAAAAACCTGCCCTCCATGTCTCCCATTGATAAGAGCTGGCCAACCAGACCCTACTCCTTCCTAGACGGCGTCCACACAGAGCTCCGGAGGATCTTCCACCTTTGGAGG TGCAAGAAATACAGGAGCCAGTTCACAGAGGAGAAGAAGGCCGTGTACGAAGAGAAGCTGGAGGCGAGCAAGCTCTTCAAAGACAGAAAGGCTCTGTATCCAAGCAG CGTGAGCCAATCCTTCAAAGGAGATTACCTGGAGATCAACAAGAACCCCAAGTATCAGAAACTGCACAGCGCCGTGGATGAGAAGGTTCTGCTGGCCGACACCATCAGCAAGATCAACAGGGCTAACGGAAAG GGTACACCTCGTATTTTCCTCCTGACGAAGAAGAGCGTCGTCCTGGCTGACCAGAAAACGGGTCAGGTGAAGGCCAGCGTCCCTCTGCTGGACCTCGCCAGCGTGTCGGTCAGCAAGCAGAGCGACGGATTCTTTGCTCTCAAACTCAAGGAG GGCTCAGCCTCGGCTGTGAAAGGCGATTTCCTCCTGAGCAGCGAGCGCCTGATCGAAATCATCACCAAACTTTACCGCCTCAGCGCCGCCAACGCGGAGCGGGTGCCGCTCAGCGTGGACATCTCAGACGA GTTCCTGGTCCAGTTCAAAACTGACAAGGTGTGCGTGAAATTCATCCAGGGGAGCCCCAGGAACGGCAACAGCGCGTCCTGCAAGCGCAAAAACAACCGCCTGCTGGAGGTGTCCGTGCCATCAACGCCGTAG
- the myo1b gene encoding unconventional myosin-Ib isoform X8, which produces MEGKASLLDNMIGVGDMVLLEPLSEDSFLENLKKRFDHNEIYTYIGSVVISMNPYRSLPIYTPEKVEEYRNRNFYELSPHIYALADEAYRSLRDQDKDQCILITGESGAGKTEASKLVMSYVAAVCGKGQEVNKVKEQLLQSNPVLEAFGNAKTVRNDNSSRFGKYMDIEFDFKGDPLGGVISNYLLEKSRVVKQPRGERNFHVFYQLLSGASDETLKKLKLDRDVSKYNYLCLDSASVSGVDDAANFRTVRNAMQIVGFMEDEVQSVLQLVAAVLKLGNIEFKPESRSNGLDESRVKDKNDLKEMCELLGIEQSVLERAFSYRTVEAKSEKVSTTLNVAQAYYARDALAKNLYSRLFSWLVTRINGSIKAQAKTRHKVMGVLDIYGFEIFEEGDNSFEQFIINYCNEKLQQIFIELTLREEQEEYIREGIEWTNIEYFNNAVICDLMENNQNGILAMLDEECLRPGTVTDETFLDKLNTICAEHQHFESRLSKNSKFLTDHSLPHNCFRIQHYAGKVLYRVEGFVDKNNDLLYRDLSQAMYKANHNLIKQLFPEGSPAKINLKRPPTAGFQFKASVGTLMRNLQTKNPNYIRCIKPNDKKASHIFTESLVCHQVRYLGLMENVRVRRAGYAFRQAYEPCLERYKMLCKKTWPHWKGPARQGVEVLMADLKVPAEEYSYGRSKIFIRNPRTLFFLEERRRQCLQDLAALIQKIYRGWKCRRQFLLMKKSQVVVAAWYRRYAQEKKYKKIKRATTVMQSYARGWQARKLLRQLKHQKRCEEAATTIAAYWHGTQVRREYRKFFRANAGKKIYNFTVQRIIQKYFLNLRKNLPSMSPIDKSWPTRPYSFLDGVHTELRRIFHLWRCKKYRSQFTEEKKAVYEEKLEASKLFKDRKALYPSSVSQSFKGDYLEINKNPKYQKLHSAVDEKVLLADTISKINRANGKGTPRIFLLTKKSVVLADQKTGQVKASVPLLDLASVSVSKQSDGFFALKLKEGSASAVKGDFLLSSERLIEIITKLYRLSAANAERVPLSVDISDEFLVQFKTDKVCVKFIQGSPRNGNSASCKRKNNRLLEVSVPSTP; this is translated from the exons ACGTACATCGGCAGCGTGGTGATCTCCATGAACCCCTACAGGTCCCTGCCCATCTACACGCCAGAAAAAGTGGAGGAGTATCGCAACAGGAACTTCTACGAACTCAGCCCCCACAT CTATGCTTTGGCAGATGAGGCCTATCGCTCTCTTCGGGACCAGGACAAGGACCAGTGCATCCTCATCACGGGGGAGAGTGGAGCTGGGAAAACGG AGGCCAGCAAGCTGGTGATGTCATATGTGGCGGCGGTGTGTGGGAAGGGCCAGGAGGTGAACAAGGTCaaggagcagctgctgcagtccAACCCCGTTCTGGAGG cttttggAAATGCCAAAACTGTACGAAACGACAACTCTTCAAGATTT GGAAAGTACATGGACATTGAGTTTGATTTCAAGGGAGATCCTCTGGGTGGAGTCATCAGCAACT ATCTGCTGGAGAAGTCTCGTGTGGTTAAACAGCCCAGAGGAGAAAGGAACTTCCACGTCTTTTACCAGCTCTTGTCGGGAGCTTCTGACGAGACACTCA AGAAGCTGAAACTGGACCGGGACGTCAGCAAGTACAATTACCTGTGCTTGGACTCCGCCTCCGTCAGTGGTGTGGATGACGCAGCCAACTTCAGGACCGTCAGA AATGCCATGCAAATCGTGGGCTTCATGGAGGACGAGGTGCAGTCGGTGCTGCAGTTGGTGGCCGCCGTGCTGAAGCTCGGCAACATCGAGTTCAAGCCGGAGTCTCGCTCCAACGGCCTGGACGAGAGCCGCGTCAAAGACAAAAACG ATTTGAAGGAGATGTGTGAGCTGCTGGGAATTGAACAGTCAGTGCTGGAGAGAGCCTTCAGCTACCGTACAGTGGAGGCGAAGTCAGAGAAGGTGTCCACCACCCTAAATGTGGCCCAG gcCTACTACGCCCGAGACGCCCTCGccaaaaacctctacagtcgcCTTTTCAGCTGGCTGGTCACCAGGATCAATGGAAGCATAAAA GCACAAGCGAAGACTCGCCACAAGGTGATGGGGGTTCTGGACATCTACGGCTTTGAGATATTTGAG GAAGGA GACAACAGCTTTGAGCAGTTCATCATCAACTACTGCAacgagaagctgcagcagattttcATCGAGTTGACGCTgcgggaggagcaggaggagtaCATCCGAGAG GGCATCGAGTGGACCAACATCGAGTACTTCAACAATGCTGTCATCTGTGACCTCATGGAGAAC AACCAAAACGGCATCTTGGCCATGTTGGATGAGGAGTGCCTGCGACCCGGGACCGTCACCGATGAGACCTTTTTGGACAAACTGAACACGATCTGTGCAGAACATCAGCACTTTGAGAGTCGCCTCAGCAAGAATTCAAAGTTCCTGACTGACCACAGCCTTCCACACAACTGCTTCCGCATTCAGCACTACGCTGGCAAG GTGCTGTACCGGGTAGAAGGCTTCGTTGACAAGAACAACGACCTGCTGTACCGGGACTTGTCACAGGCCATGTACAAGGCCAACCACAACCTCATCAAACAGCTGTTCCCTGAAGGTAGTCCAGCCAAAATCAACCTAAAGAGACCCCCCACTGCTGGATTTCAGTTCAAAGCATCTGTTGGCACACTGATGAGGAACCTGCAGACCAAGAACCCAAACTACATCCG gTGTATCAAGCCCAACGATAAGAAGGCCTCCCACATCTTCACGGAGTCCCTGGTGTGCCATCAGGTGCGTTACTTGGGCCTCATGGAGAATGTCCGTGTGCGGAGAGCGGGCTACGCCTTCCGTCAGGCCTACGAGCCCTGCCTGGAGCGCTACAAGATGCTCTGCAAGAAGACCTGGCCGCACTGGAAAGGACCTGCCAG GCAAGGAGTGGAGGTGCTGATGGCTGACCTGAAGGTTCCCGCAGAGGAGTACTCCTACGGCCGCTCCAAGATCTTCATCAGGAACCCAAGAACG CTTTTCTTCctggaggagagaaggaggcaGTGTTTACAGGACCTAGCCGCCCTCATTCAGAAGATCTACCGGGGTTGGAAGTGCCGCAGACAGTTCCTACTGATGAAGAAGAGCCAGGTGGTGGTGGCGGCGTGGTACCGTCGATATGCG CAAGAAAAGAAGTACAAGAAGATCAAACGTGCCACCACGGTGATGCAGTCCTACGCTCGAGGCTGGCAG gctcgCAAGCTCCTGAGACAGCTGAAGCACCAAAAGAGGTGTGAGGAGGCGGCAACCACCATCGCTGCTTACTGGCACGGCACACAG GTCCGCAGGGAGTACAGGAAGTTCTTCAGGGCGAACGCAGGCAAGAAGATCTACAACTTCACAGTCCAGAGAATA ATTCAGAAGTACTTCCTCAACCTGAGGAAAAACCTGCCCTCCATGTCTCCCATTGATAAGAGCTGGCCAACCAGACCCTACTCCTTCCTAGACGGCGTCCACACAGAGCTCCGGAGGATCTTCCACCTTTGGAGG TGCAAGAAATACAGGAGCCAGTTCACAGAGGAGAAGAAGGCCGTGTACGAAGAGAAGCTGGAGGCGAGCAAGCTCTTCAAAGACAGAAAGGCTCTGTATCCAAGCAG CGTGAGCCAATCCTTCAAAGGAGATTACCTGGAGATCAACAAGAACCCCAAGTATCAGAAACTGCACAGCGCCGTGGATGAGAAGGTTCTGCTGGCCGACACCATCAGCAAGATCAACAGGGCTAACGGAAAG GGTACACCTCGTATTTTCCTCCTGACGAAGAAGAGCGTCGTCCTGGCTGACCAGAAAACGGGTCAGGTGAAGGCCAGCGTCCCTCTGCTGGACCTCGCCAGCGTGTCGGTCAGCAAGCAGAGCGACGGATTCTTTGCTCTCAAACTCAAGGAG GGCTCAGCCTCGGCTGTGAAAGGCGATTTCCTCCTGAGCAGCGAGCGCCTGATCGAAATCATCACCAAACTTTACCGCCTCAGCGCCGCCAACGCGGAGCGGGTGCCGCTCAGCGTGGACATCTCAGACGA GTTCCTGGTCCAGTTCAAAACTGACAAGGTGTGCGTGAAATTCATCCAGGGGAGCCCCAGGAACGGCAACAGCGCGTCCTGCAAGCGCAAAAACAACCGCCTGCTGGAGGTGTCCGTGCCATCAACGCCGTAG